One genomic region from Capra hircus breed San Clemente chromosome 6, ASM170441v1, whole genome shotgun sequence encodes:
- the SMIM20 gene encoding small integral membrane protein 20: protein MSRNLRTALIFGGFISLIGAAFYPIYFRPLMRLEEYKKEQAINRAGIVQEDVQPPGLKVWSDPFGRK, encoded by the exons ATGTCCCGGAACCTGCGCACTGCTCTCATTTTCGGCGGCTTCATCTCACTGATCGGCGCCGCCTTCTACCCCATCTACTTCCGGCCCTTAATGCGGCTGGAGGAGTACA AGAAGGAACAAGCCATAAATCGAGCTGGTATTGTTCAAGAAGACGTGCAGCCACCAG GGTTGAAAGTGTGGTCGGATCCATTTGGCCGGAAATGA